From a region of the Streptacidiphilus albus JL83 genome:
- a CDS encoding GNAT family N-acetyltransferase yields the protein MPRADIRTAAAAEELATVHAIRREVFIVEQGVPEDEEWDELDATSVHLLALDEDGAPLGTARLIHGPEALAIAGRPGTVLLGRLAVLKPGRGTGLGAALVRAVEEAGRAHGGTEMELHAQVQALGFYERLGYAAHGPEYLDGGIPHRTMTRALTP from the coding sequence GTGCCGAGAGCTGACATCCGCACCGCCGCCGCCGCCGAGGAGCTGGCGACCGTCCACGCGATCCGGCGCGAGGTCTTCATCGTCGAGCAGGGCGTCCCCGAGGACGAGGAGTGGGACGAGCTCGACGCGACCTCGGTGCACCTGCTGGCCCTGGACGAGGACGGCGCGCCGCTCGGCACGGCCCGGCTGATCCACGGCCCGGAGGCGCTGGCGATCGCCGGCCGCCCCGGAACCGTGCTGCTGGGACGGCTCGCGGTGCTGAAGCCCGGCCGGGGCACCGGCCTGGGCGCGGCGCTGGTCCGCGCCGTCGAGGAGGCCGGCCGGGCCCACGGCGGGACCGAGATGGAGCTGCACGCGCAGGTCCAGGCGCTGGGCTTCTACGAGCGCCTCGGCTACGCCGCCCACGGCCCGGAGTACCTGGACGGCGGAATCCCGCACCGCACCATGACCCGGGCCCTGACACCCTGA
- a CDS encoding TraR/DksA family transcriptional regulator has translation MRGKTSAAAAKPAATRARAESATVAPARSADDPPATLPVRPGEDPWTAAEVAELEQELQSDAATLRAEIHASEEAVSGLMRDSGDGAGDDQVDAGTKNISREHEMSLAANAREMLEQTERALVRLAGTAFGLCESCGQPIGKARVQAFPRATLCVQCKQKQERR, from the coding sequence GTGCGAGGCAAGACCAGTGCGGCCGCGGCCAAGCCCGCCGCCACCCGCGCCCGCGCCGAGTCGGCGACCGTCGCGCCGGCCCGCTCGGCGGACGACCCGCCGGCCACGCTCCCGGTGCGTCCGGGCGAGGACCCGTGGACCGCGGCCGAGGTCGCCGAGCTGGAACAGGAGCTCCAGTCCGACGCGGCGACGCTGCGCGCCGAGATCCACGCCTCGGAGGAGGCGGTCAGCGGACTGATGCGGGACTCCGGCGACGGCGCCGGCGACGACCAGGTCGACGCCGGGACCAAGAACATCTCCCGCGAGCACGAGATGTCGCTCGCGGCCAACGCCCGCGAGATGCTGGAGCAGACCGAGCGCGCCCTGGTCAGGCTCGCCGGGACGGCGTTCGGGCTGTGCGAGTCCTGCGGCCAGCCCATCGGCAAGGCCCGGGTCCAGGCCTTCCCCCGGGCCACCCTCTGCGTCCAGTGCAAGCAGAAGCAGGAGCGCCGCTGA
- a CDS encoding DsbA family protein: MSEKNNSGKTTARARVEAARAAEAARQRRRKGLIVGAAAVAVIVVGTGVGIAVQDSRSSSNAPYVAPANADGTTIVYGNPKAPNTLQVWEDFRCPICDELEKSAGPAVQALADNGTYKIEYHMATFLDGNLGGNGSAVALNAAAAALNEGTAKFKAFHDVLYANQPEETDDAFNSTSEMLKLAAKVPGLVTPAFTKAVQDDTYKGWVNKVSDAFNTSGITGTPTMKLNGKQLTVFSSSGAPVTAAQFTALIQSTLAAK, translated from the coding sequence ATGAGCGAGAAGAACAACTCCGGCAAGACCACCGCGCGCGCCCGCGTCGAGGCGGCCCGCGCCGCCGAGGCGGCCCGGCAGCGCCGCCGCAAGGGCCTGATCGTCGGCGCCGCCGCAGTCGCGGTGATCGTCGTCGGCACCGGCGTCGGCATCGCCGTGCAGGACTCGCGGAGCAGCAGCAACGCCCCCTACGTCGCCCCGGCCAACGCCGACGGCACCACGATCGTCTACGGCAACCCGAAGGCCCCCAACACCCTGCAGGTGTGGGAGGACTTCCGCTGCCCGATCTGCGACGAGCTGGAGAAGTCGGCGGGCCCGGCGGTCCAGGCGCTGGCCGACAACGGCACCTACAAGATCGAGTACCACATGGCCACGTTCCTGGACGGCAACCTCGGCGGCAACGGCTCCGCCGTGGCGCTGAACGCGGCGGCGGCGGCGCTGAACGAGGGCACCGCCAAGTTCAAGGCCTTCCACGACGTCCTCTACGCCAACCAGCCGGAGGAGACCGACGACGCCTTCAACAGCACCTCCGAGATGCTGAAGCTGGCGGCGAAGGTCCCCGGCCTGGTCACCCCGGCCTTCACCAAGGCGGTCCAGGACGACACCTACAAGGGCTGGGTGAACAAGGTCTCGGACGCCTTCAACACCAGCGGGATCACCGGGACGCCGACGATGAAGCTGAACGGCAAGCAGCTGACGGTGTTCTCCTCCAGCGGCGCCCCGGTGACCGCTGCGCAGTTCACGGCCCTGATCCAGTCCACGCTGGCGGCGAAGTAG
- the lspA gene encoding signal peptidase II, with protein MYRTLKDVGPTDSTRLAAAERIISTPGFQKAPADTNPPVADGAEPAAATVRRRRRIGVLLSVALCAYLLDLGSKLLVVAKLEYHNPIHLIGGDWVMLQATRNPGAAFGMGAAMTIVFTIIAASVIVVICRLARKLYSLPWAIALGLLLGGAFGNLTDRIFRSPGIFRGEVVDFISVRDFAVFNLADSAIVCGGILVVILSFLGTNPDGSVQAAATRAGTERPGEQDGDDKA; from the coding sequence CTGTACCGTACGCTCAAGGACGTAGGTCCCACCGACTCGACCCGACTCGCCGCAGCGGAGCGCATCATCAGTACCCCAGGTTTCCAGAAGGCCCCGGCGGACACGAACCCGCCGGTCGCCGACGGTGCGGAGCCGGCCGCAGCCACCGTGCGGCGCCGGCGCCGGATCGGTGTGCTGCTCTCCGTCGCGCTGTGCGCCTACCTGCTCGACCTCGGCAGCAAGTTGCTGGTGGTGGCGAAGCTGGAGTACCACAACCCGATCCACCTGATCGGCGGCGACTGGGTCATGCTGCAGGCGACCCGGAACCCGGGTGCGGCCTTCGGCATGGGCGCGGCGATGACGATCGTCTTCACGATCATCGCGGCCTCGGTGATCGTGGTCATCTGCCGGCTCGCCCGCAAGCTCTACAGCCTGCCCTGGGCGATCGCCCTGGGCCTGCTGCTCGGCGGCGCCTTCGGCAACCTGACCGACCGGATCTTCCGCTCGCCCGGGATCTTCCGGGGCGAGGTCGTGGACTTCATCTCGGTGCGCGACTTCGCGGTGTTCAACCTCGCCGACTCGGCGATCGTCTGCGGCGGGATCCTGGTCGTCATCCTCTCCTTCCTGGGCACCAACCCCGACGGCTCGGTCCAGGCCGCCGCGACCCGCGCCGGAACCGAACGGCCGGGCGAGCAGGACGGCGACGACAAGGCCTGA
- a CDS encoding Pls/PosA family non-ribosomal peptide synthetase — protein sequence MTTAVYQPTPVELDAAPSGLALFTGGRTPAPRTLLDILDASAAAHPDEPALDDGRSVLTYRALAAEVESLRAALAEGGVGVGDRVGIRVPSGTTDLYVSVLAVLAAGAAYVPVDAEDPDERAALVFGEAEVCAVLGADRTVTRVREPHGTPGRPTTADDAWIIFTSGSTGKPKGVAVTHRSAAAFVDAEAAIFQQEEPLGPGDRVMAGLSVAFDASCEEMWLAWRYGACLVTVPRAQVRSGADLGPWLVEQEITVVSTVPTLAALWPADALGDVRLLIFGGEACPPELAERLATEGREVWNTYGPTEATVVACAAPLTGRAPVRIGLPLDGWELAVVDEAGQVVPMGESGQLVIGGVGLARYLDPEKDAEKYAPLESLGWERAYRSGDLVLAQPEGLVFLGRADEQIKLGGRRIELGEVDAVLQALPGVTGAAAAVRTARGGNQLLVGYLVTAEGFDHAAAVTTLRSELPAAMVPLLAQVDELPVRTSGKVDRNALPWPLPASALVGEQPGEAEQLYGTEAWLAEQWAEVLGLPVGSAKADFFAIGGSSLGAARLVTLVRARYPHAAVSDIYQHPVLRDLARTLAASSQSAGAVRTITPTPRRTGIVQTLLMIPLLTVVGLRWTVALAAIGNVLGWSPSLSWWWIAAGAAVLWTPVGRIAIAAGGARLLLRDVKPGSYPRGGSVHLRHWTAERLAELSGATDLSGAWLVRYARALGAKVGDDVDLHTLPPVTGWLRLGKGCAVEAEVDLGGWWLDGDLLHLGPVRVGAGATVGTRSVLLPGSRVGKRAEIVAGSAVTGQVPTGQRWAGSPAAKTGRANHSWPKQRPARRKRWAMMYGASGLGLTLLPLAAAAAGIAVLAAFPHTVGALLYSVPLATVAAGIAYALLILAAVRLLGIGLRTGHHPLHSRNAWQAWTVIQLMDLARGSLFPLYASSLTPLWLRALGMKVGRDVEASTVLALPSMTTVGDGAFLADDTLIAPYELGGGWLRLDAAEIGERAFLGNSGMTAPGRSVPDRGLVGVLSSTPKKAKKGSSYLGMPPMKLPRRADKADLGLTYAPSVRLRTLRAAVELLRIVPVMIAVALALGVLAALYNVAAEAGFAVAALASGTVLLAAGVLACLLSLAAKWLLIGRFTAVEHPLWSSHVWRNELADTFTEILAAPWLLNAVPGTPLMNLWLRGLGAHIGRGVWCESYWLPEADLVTLGDGASVNRGCVVQTHLFHDRIMRMDTVTLEQGATLGPHGIVLPGTTIGARTTLGPASLVMRGESVPADSRWLGNPIAAWPTT from the coding sequence ATGACCACGGCCGTGTACCAGCCCACCCCGGTGGAGCTCGACGCCGCACCCAGCGGGCTAGCCCTGTTCACCGGGGGGCGGACCCCCGCTCCGCGCACCCTCCTTGACATCCTCGACGCCAGCGCCGCCGCGCATCCGGACGAGCCCGCGCTGGACGACGGGCGCAGCGTGCTGACGTACCGTGCGCTCGCCGCCGAGGTCGAGTCGCTGCGGGCCGCCCTCGCCGAGGGCGGCGTCGGCGTCGGCGACCGGGTCGGGATCCGGGTGCCCTCCGGCACCACCGACCTCTACGTCTCCGTGCTCGCCGTCCTCGCCGCCGGGGCCGCCTACGTCCCGGTCGACGCCGAGGACCCGGACGAGCGGGCCGCGCTGGTCTTCGGCGAGGCCGAGGTCTGCGCCGTGCTCGGCGCCGACCGCACGGTCACCCGGGTGCGCGAGCCGCACGGCACGCCCGGTCGGCCGACCACCGCCGACGACGCCTGGATCATCTTCACCTCGGGCTCCACCGGCAAGCCCAAGGGCGTCGCGGTCACCCACCGCTCCGCCGCCGCCTTCGTCGACGCCGAGGCCGCGATCTTCCAACAGGAGGAGCCGCTCGGCCCCGGCGACCGGGTGATGGCCGGGCTCTCGGTCGCCTTCGACGCCTCCTGCGAGGAGATGTGGCTGGCCTGGCGCTACGGCGCCTGCCTGGTCACCGTCCCCCGCGCGCAGGTGCGCAGCGGCGCCGACCTCGGGCCCTGGCTGGTCGAGCAGGAGATCACCGTGGTCTCCACGGTGCCCACCCTGGCCGCGCTCTGGCCCGCCGACGCGCTCGGAGACGTCCGGCTGCTGATCTTCGGCGGCGAGGCCTGCCCGCCCGAGCTGGCCGAGCGGCTGGCCACCGAGGGCCGCGAGGTCTGGAACACCTACGGCCCGACCGAGGCCACCGTCGTCGCCTGCGCCGCGCCGCTGACCGGGCGGGCCCCGGTCCGGATCGGCCTGCCGCTGGACGGCTGGGAGCTCGCCGTCGTCGACGAGGCCGGCCAGGTCGTGCCCATGGGGGAGAGCGGCCAGCTGGTCATCGGCGGCGTCGGCCTCGCCCGCTACCTCGACCCGGAGAAGGACGCCGAGAAGTACGCCCCGCTGGAGTCCCTCGGCTGGGAGCGCGCCTACCGCAGCGGCGACCTGGTCCTCGCCCAGCCCGAGGGGCTGGTCTTCCTCGGCCGCGCCGACGAGCAGATCAAGCTCGGCGGCCGCCGGATCGAACTCGGCGAGGTCGACGCGGTGCTCCAGGCGCTGCCCGGGGTCACCGGCGCGGCGGCGGCCGTCCGCACCGCACGCGGCGGCAACCAGCTGCTGGTCGGCTACCTGGTCACCGCCGAGGGCTTCGACCACGCGGCGGCGGTCACCACCCTGCGGTCCGAGCTGCCCGCCGCCATGGTGCCGCTGCTCGCCCAGGTCGACGAGCTGCCGGTGCGCACCTCCGGCAAGGTCGACCGGAACGCCCTGCCCTGGCCGCTGCCCGCCTCCGCGCTGGTGGGGGAGCAGCCCGGCGAGGCCGAACAGCTCTACGGCACCGAGGCCTGGCTGGCCGAGCAGTGGGCCGAGGTGCTCGGCCTGCCGGTCGGCAGCGCCAAGGCCGACTTCTTCGCCATCGGCGGCAGCAGCCTGGGCGCGGCCCGGCTGGTCACCCTGGTCCGGGCCCGCTACCCGCACGCCGCCGTCAGCGACATCTACCAGCACCCGGTGCTGCGCGACCTGGCCCGCACCCTCGCCGCCTCCAGTCAGAGCGCCGGAGCGGTCCGCACCATCACCCCGACCCCCCGGCGGACCGGGATCGTCCAGACCCTGCTGATGATCCCGCTGCTCACCGTGGTCGGCCTGCGCTGGACCGTGGCGCTGGCCGCGATCGGCAACGTCCTCGGCTGGTCCCCCTCGCTCTCCTGGTGGTGGATCGCGGCCGGGGCGGCCGTGCTGTGGACGCCGGTCGGCCGGATCGCGATCGCGGCCGGCGGCGCCCGGCTGCTGCTCCGCGACGTGAAACCCGGCTCCTACCCGCGCGGCGGCAGCGTCCACCTGCGGCACTGGACCGCCGAGCGGCTGGCCGAGCTCTCCGGCGCGACCGACCTCTCCGGCGCCTGGCTGGTCCGCTACGCCCGCGCCCTCGGCGCCAAGGTCGGCGACGACGTCGACCTGCACACCCTGCCGCCGGTCACCGGCTGGCTGCGGCTGGGCAAGGGCTGCGCGGTCGAGGCCGAGGTCGACCTCGGCGGCTGGTGGCTCGACGGCGACCTGCTGCACCTCGGCCCGGTCCGGGTCGGCGCGGGCGCCACCGTCGGCACCCGCAGCGTGCTGCTGCCCGGCTCCCGGGTCGGCAAGCGCGCCGAGATCGTGGCCGGTTCGGCCGTCACCGGCCAGGTCCCCACCGGCCAGCGCTGGGCCGGCTCGCCGGCCGCGAAGACCGGCCGGGCCAACCACTCCTGGCCCAAGCAGCGCCCGGCCCGCCGCAAGCGCTGGGCGATGATGTACGGGGCCAGCGGCCTCGGCCTCACCCTGCTGCCGCTGGCCGCCGCAGCCGCCGGCATCGCCGTGCTCGCCGCCTTCCCGCACACCGTCGGCGCACTGCTCTACAGCGTCCCGCTGGCCACCGTCGCCGCCGGGATCGCCTACGCGCTGCTGATCCTGGCCGCCGTCCGGCTGCTCGGCATCGGGCTGCGCACCGGCCACCACCCGCTGCACAGCCGCAACGCCTGGCAGGCCTGGACCGTGATCCAGCTGATGGACCTGGCCCGGGGCAGCCTCTTCCCGCTGTACGCCAGCAGCCTCACCCCGCTCTGGCTGCGCGCGCTGGGGATGAAGGTCGGCCGCGACGTCGAGGCCTCCACCGTGCTCGCGCTGCCCAGCATGACCACCGTCGGCGACGGCGCCTTCCTCGCCGACGACACCCTGATCGCCCCCTACGAGCTCGGCGGCGGCTGGCTCCGGCTCGACGCCGCCGAGATCGGCGAGCGCGCCTTCCTGGGCAACTCCGGGATGACCGCGCCCGGCCGCTCGGTGCCCGACCGGGGCCTGGTCGGCGTGCTCTCGTCCACCCCCAAGAAGGCCAAGAAGGGCAGCTCCTACCTCGGCATGCCGCCGATGAAGCTGCCCCGCCGCGCCGACAAGGCCGACCTCGGCCTCACCTACGCCCCCTCGGTCCGGCTGCGCACCCTGCGCGCCGCGGTGGAGCTGCTGCGGATCGTCCCGGTGATGATCGCGGTGGCGCTGGCGCTCGGCGTCCTCGCCGCGCTGTACAATGTCGCCGCCGAGGCCGGCTTCGCGGTCGCCGCGCTGGCCTCCGGCACGGTGCTGCTCGCCGCCGGGGTGCTCGCCTGCCTGCTCTCGCTCGCCGCGAAGTGGCTGCTGATCGGCCGCTTCACCGCCGTCGAGCACCCGCTCTGGAGCAGCCATGTCTGGCGCAACGAGCTGGCCGACACCTTCACCGAGATCCTGGCCGCGCCCTGGCTGCTCAACGCCGTCCCCGGCACCCCGCTGATGAACCTCTGGCTGCGCGGCCTCGGCGCGCACATCGGCCGCGGCGTCTGGTGCGAGAGCTACTGGCTGCCCGAGGCCGACCTGGTCACCCTCGGCGACGGCGCCTCGGTCAACCGCGGCTGCGTGGTGCAGACCCATCTCTTCCACGACCGGATCATGCGGATGGACACTGTCACCCTGGAGCAGGGTGCAACCCTCGGCCCGCACGGTATCGTCCTGCCCGGGACCACCATCGGCGCCCGCACCACCCTCGGCCCCGCGTCGCTGGTGATGCGCGGCGAGTCCGTCCCGGCGGACAGCCGCTGGCTCGGCAACCCCATCGCCGCCTGGCCGACCACCTGA
- a CDS encoding RluA family pseudouridine synthase, producing the protein MTTDPQLRSLPVPDGLEGERVDAAIARMFGFSRTKAAELAAEGKVTVDGSTVGKSDRVIGGSWMEVELPAPPAPVQIVAERIDNMAIVYDDEHIVVVNKPVGVAAHPSPGWTGPTVIGGLAGAGYRISTSGASERQGVVHRLDVGTSGLMAVAKSELAYTSLKQQFRDRVVEKKYNALVQGHPDPMSGTVDAPIDRHPSSDWKWAVVASGKPSVTHYDLIEAYRAASLLDIKLETGRTHQIRVHMSALRHPCVGDLTYGADPTLAKRLGLTRQWLHAVQLGFEHPSTGEWVEFRTEYPEDLARALEIISAES; encoded by the coding sequence GTGACCACCGATCCTCAGCTCCGCAGTCTGCCCGTGCCCGACGGCCTGGAGGGCGAGCGTGTCGACGCCGCCATCGCCCGGATGTTCGGGTTCTCCCGTACCAAGGCCGCCGAACTGGCGGCCGAGGGCAAGGTGACGGTGGACGGCTCGACCGTCGGCAAGTCCGACCGGGTCATCGGCGGCTCCTGGATGGAGGTCGAGCTCCCGGCCCCGCCCGCGCCGGTGCAGATCGTCGCCGAGCGGATCGACAACATGGCGATCGTCTACGACGACGAGCACATCGTCGTGGTGAACAAGCCGGTCGGCGTCGCCGCCCATCCCAGCCCCGGCTGGACCGGTCCCACGGTCATCGGCGGCCTGGCCGGCGCCGGCTACCGGATCTCCACCTCCGGCGCCTCCGAGCGCCAGGGCGTGGTGCACCGCCTCGACGTCGGGACCTCGGGGCTGATGGCGGTCGCCAAGTCCGAGCTCGCCTACACCTCGCTCAAGCAGCAGTTCCGCGACCGGGTCGTGGAGAAGAAGTACAACGCCCTGGTGCAGGGCCACCCGGATCCGATGTCGGGCACCGTGGACGCGCCGATCGACCGCCACCCCAGCAGCGACTGGAAGTGGGCCGTGGTCGCCAGCGGCAAGCCCTCGGTCACCCACTACGACCTGATCGAGGCGTACCGGGCGGCCTCGCTGCTGGACATCAAGCTGGAGACCGGCCGCACCCACCAGATCCGGGTGCACATGTCGGCGCTGCGCCACCCCTGCGTCGGCGACCTCACCTACGGCGCCGACCCGACCCTGGCCAAGCGGCTGGGGCTGACCCGGCAGTGGCTGCACGCCGTCCAGCTGGGCTTCGAGCACCCGTCCACCGGCGAGTGGGTGGAGTTCCGCACCGAGTACCCCGAGGACCTGGCCCGAGCCCTGGAGATCATCAGTGCCGAGAGCTGA
- a CDS encoding M1 family metallopeptidase: MSSPKQNPQQPADPYFPTHGDLRYHVHRYELALDYRPGPNRLAGSARLTCLAGAEALAELALDFAEFRINRVLLDGRASRWTHRGGKLRVRPARPLRPGAAFTVEVHYSGNPRPVRSEWGGLGWEELEDGSLVASQPVGAPSWYPCNDRPSDKAAYQISVTAPSAYTVVANGRLLTRTTKSSSTTWLYEQPVPSASYLVTVQTGRYEQLVLASGPVPQTAYAPARLIADCTADLGRQPQMMELFTELFGPYPFAEYAVVVTDEELDVPVEAQGLSTFGANHIDGRRGSERLVAHELAHQWFGNSVTIADWRHIWLNEGFAKYAEWLWSERSGGRTAAEHAADSHARLAELPQDLVLADPGRKLMFDDRLYRRGGLVVHALRVVLGDPAFFALLKEWAAEHRGGVVTTADFTGRAQSHSTEPLHEFFNAWLYDPELPELPVARVAPAPGPVTPAVGPEPAAGPAADHGPVAEGRRWSRWRGGVQ, encoded by the coding sequence TTGAGCAGCCCCAAGCAGAACCCGCAGCAGCCCGCCGACCCCTACTTCCCCACCCACGGCGACCTCCGGTACCACGTCCACCGCTACGAGTTGGCCCTCGACTACCGTCCGGGGCCGAACCGGCTGGCCGGCAGCGCCCGGCTGACCTGCCTGGCCGGAGCCGAGGCGCTGGCCGAGCTGGCGCTCGACTTCGCCGAGTTCCGGATCAACCGGGTACTGCTCGACGGCCGCGCCTCCCGCTGGACCCACCGGGGCGGCAAGCTCCGGGTCCGCCCGGCCCGGCCGCTGCGGCCGGGCGCCGCCTTCACCGTCGAGGTCCACTACAGCGGCAACCCGCGCCCGGTCCGCAGCGAGTGGGGCGGTCTCGGCTGGGAGGAGCTGGAGGACGGCTCGCTGGTCGCCAGCCAGCCGGTCGGCGCGCCCTCCTGGTACCCGTGCAACGACCGGCCCTCGGACAAGGCCGCTTACCAGATCTCGGTGACCGCCCCCAGCGCCTACACCGTCGTCGCCAACGGCCGACTGCTCACCCGGACCACCAAGTCCTCCAGCACCACCTGGCTCTACGAGCAGCCGGTGCCCTCGGCCAGCTACCTGGTCACCGTGCAGACCGGCCGCTACGAGCAGCTGGTCCTGGCGTCCGGACCGGTCCCGCAGACCGCCTACGCCCCGGCCCGGCTGATAGCCGACTGCACCGCCGACCTCGGTCGGCAGCCGCAGATGATGGAGCTGTTCACCGAGCTCTTCGGCCCCTACCCGTTCGCCGAGTACGCCGTCGTCGTCACCGACGAGGAACTCGACGTCCCGGTCGAGGCCCAGGGGCTGTCCACCTTCGGCGCCAACCACATCGACGGGCGGCGCGGTTCCGAGCGGCTGGTCGCCCACGAGCTGGCGCACCAGTGGTTCGGCAACAGCGTCACCATCGCCGACTGGCGGCACATCTGGCTGAACGAGGGCTTCGCCAAGTACGCCGAGTGGCTCTGGTCCGAGCGCAGCGGCGGCCGGACCGCCGCCGAGCACGCCGCCGACTCGCACGCCAGGCTGGCCGAGCTGCCGCAGGACCTGGTCCTGGCCGACCCCGGCCGCAAGCTGATGTTCGACGACCGGCTGTACCGGCGCGGCGGGCTGGTCGTCCACGCGCTCCGGGTCGTCCTCGGCGACCCGGCGTTCTTCGCCCTGCTCAAGGAGTGGGCCGCCGAGCACCGGGGCGGCGTGGTCACCACGGCCGACTTCACCGGCCGCGCCCAGAGCCACAGCACGGAGCCGCTGCACGAGTTCTTCAACGCCTGGCTGTACGACCCGGAGCTGCCCGAGCTGCCGGTCGCCCGGGTGGCCCCGGCGCCCGGGCCCGTCACCCCCGCCGTCGGGCCGGAACCGGCCGCCGGGCCGGCTGCCGACCACGGGCCGGTCGCCGAGGGCCGGCGCTGGTCCCGGTGGCGCGGCGGCGTCCAGTAA
- a CDS encoding Na+/H+ antiporter: MTQLMLLFFILLAAIVSTPIAERVRIPQPVLMTLIGMVLAVLPFVPNITISPELILPMVLPPLIYAAAQRSTASYFRANYRVILLLAVVLVLVTTAAVALALHWIMPALPLAAAIALGALISPPDPIAAAAVAGSVGLPRRLMGILETEGLFNDVTALVVYGLAVEAVVKGEFSTLEAVERLVLSAVLAVVFGVGLGWLSGKVMSLLHDPTLQVALSLLVPFAAYVLADELHGSGVLAVLVCSLWINDQTVGADDVGYRLVGEAFWDVVELLISGMAFGLIGLELASVLNTVGSHWTSMLSDAFLVIVVVVGIRLLWLLPGAWVTHSWDRAHGHTEEAAPIGWRESVVLWWSGMRGVASVALALALPLTVHGGGPFPERSEIIFIAFCVVLFTLLVQGLTLPVVVRWLGLSRDQDAEDAAERQLWYRAGKAGLRRLKEMAATEELPDELVDRLKQRQTDRLARHRPDMYDEEQLRELKERAVWVKQFAEVEQAMLAAGRQEMQEARMEPGADPELVDRVIRRLDLRSNPR; the protein is encoded by the coding sequence ATGACGCAGTTGATGCTCCTCTTCTTCATTCTGCTGGCCGCGATCGTGAGCACCCCGATCGCGGAGCGGGTCAGGATTCCGCAGCCGGTGCTGATGACCCTGATAGGGATGGTGCTGGCGGTCCTGCCGTTCGTGCCGAACATCACCATCTCGCCCGAGCTGATCCTGCCGATGGTGCTGCCGCCGCTGATCTACGCCGCCGCGCAGCGCTCCACCGCCAGCTACTTCCGGGCGAACTACCGGGTCATCCTGCTGCTCGCGGTGGTGCTGGTGCTGGTCACCACGGCCGCGGTGGCGCTGGCCCTGCACTGGATCATGCCCGCGCTGCCGCTCGCCGCCGCGATCGCGCTGGGCGCGCTGATCTCCCCGCCGGACCCGATCGCGGCGGCGGCGGTGGCCGGCAGCGTCGGGCTGCCGCGCCGGCTGATGGGCATCCTGGAGACCGAGGGCCTGTTCAACGACGTCACCGCACTGGTGGTGTACGGGCTGGCGGTCGAGGCCGTGGTCAAGGGTGAGTTCTCCACGCTGGAGGCGGTGGAGCGGCTGGTGCTGTCGGCGGTGCTGGCGGTGGTCTTCGGGGTCGGGCTCGGCTGGCTCAGCGGCAAGGTGATGTCGCTGCTGCACGACCCGACGCTGCAGGTCGCACTGAGCCTGCTGGTGCCCTTCGCGGCCTACGTGCTGGCGGACGAGCTGCACGGCTCGGGCGTGCTGGCGGTGCTGGTCTGCTCGCTCTGGATCAACGACCAGACGGTCGGCGCCGACGACGTCGGCTACCGGCTGGTCGGCGAGGCCTTCTGGGACGTGGTCGAGCTGCTGATCTCGGGGATGGCCTTCGGCCTGATCGGGCTGGAGCTGGCCAGCGTGCTGAACACCGTCGGCAGCCACTGGACCTCGATGCTGAGCGACGCCTTCCTGGTGATCGTGGTGGTGGTCGGGATCCGGCTGCTGTGGCTGCTGCCCGGCGCCTGGGTCACCCACAGCTGGGACCGCGCCCACGGCCACACCGAGGAGGCCGCGCCGATCGGCTGGCGCGAGTCGGTGGTGCTGTGGTGGTCCGGCATGCGCGGTGTGGCCTCGGTCGCCCTGGCCCTGGCCCTCCCGCTGACGGTGCACGGCGGCGGACCGTTCCCGGAGCGCTCCGAGATCATCTTCATCGCCTTCTGCGTGGTCCTGTTCACCCTGCTGGTCCAGGGCCTGACCCTGCCGGTGGTGGTCCGCTGGCTGGGCCTCAGCCGCGACCAGGACGCCGAGGACGCGGCCGAGCGCCAGCTCTGGTACCGCGCCGGCAAGGCCGGCCTGCGCCGGCTCAAGGAGATGGCCGCGACCGAGGAGCTCCCGGACGAGCTGGTCGACCGGCTGAAGCAGCGTCAGACCGACCGCCTCGCCCGCCACCGTCCCGACATGTACGACGAGGAGCAGCTCCGCGAGCTGAAGGAGCGGGCGGTCTGGGTCAAGCAGTTCGCCGAGGTCGAGCAGGCGATGCTGGCCGCCGGGCGGCAGGAGATGCAGGAGGCCCGGATGGAACCCGGCGCCGATCCGGAGCTCGTGGACCGGGTCATCCGCCGGCTGGACCTCCGCAGCAACCCCCGGTAG